A genome region from Pseudomonas pergaminensis includes the following:
- the ubiB gene encoding ubiquinone biosynthesis regulatory protein kinase UbiB, whose amino-acid sequence MKLLAVRRLFRIQRVVIRYRLDDLLFALPLPWFLLAVRYVLPWRWFPRKQLELSRGARLRLALQDLGPIFIKFGQILSTRRDLLPEDIADELMLLQDRVPPFDSQQSMKLIEEQLGKKISDVFSRFDVDPLASASVAQVHAAQLKTGEEVVVKVIRPGLKPIIGQDLAWLFILARAAERFSADARLLHPVDVVADYEKTIYDELDLLREAANASQLKRNFEGSPLLYVPQVYWDWCRPKVLVMERIYGVQVTDLATLADQRTDMKMLAERGVEIFFTQVFRDSFFHADMHPGNIFVSTVNPWSPQYIAIDCGIVGSLTPEDQDYLARNLFAFFKRDYRRVAQLHIDSGWVPAETKLNEFEAAIRTVCEPIFEKPLKDISFGQVLMRLFQTARRFNMEVQPQLVLLQKTLLNIEGLGRQLYPDLDLWNTAQPFLERWMRERMSPKTVLGNLHSQMEQLPHLANMTRDLLERMSQPHAKDPAPPWKKRKDDWFLRLLGAAHLVGGVMLAIGGPLNQLGHWPAGIMVAVGVYLIVRR is encoded by the coding sequence ATGAAGCTGCTCGCCGTCCGCCGTTTGTTTCGTATCCAGCGCGTCGTAATCCGCTACCGCCTTGATGACCTGCTGTTCGCCCTGCCCCTGCCGTGGTTCCTGCTCGCTGTGCGCTATGTACTGCCGTGGCGCTGGTTCCCGCGCAAACAGCTGGAGCTGAGCCGTGGCGCGCGCCTGCGCCTGGCGCTGCAGGACCTGGGGCCGATCTTCATCAAGTTCGGACAGATCCTCTCCACACGGCGCGACCTGCTGCCCGAGGACATCGCCGACGAGCTGATGCTGTTGCAGGACCGTGTGCCGCCATTCGACTCCCAGCAATCGATGAAGCTTATCGAGGAGCAGCTGGGCAAGAAGATCAGCGACGTGTTCAGCCGCTTCGACGTCGACCCTCTGGCCTCGGCCTCGGTCGCACAGGTGCACGCGGCGCAACTCAAGACTGGCGAAGAAGTGGTGGTGAAGGTGATTCGCCCCGGCCTCAAGCCGATCATCGGCCAGGACCTGGCGTGGCTGTTCATCCTCGCCCGCGCTGCCGAGCGCTTCTCTGCCGATGCGCGCCTGCTGCACCCGGTGGACGTGGTCGCTGACTACGAAAAAACCATCTACGACGAACTTGATCTGCTGCGTGAAGCGGCGAATGCCAGCCAGCTCAAGCGCAACTTCGAAGGCTCGCCGCTGCTGTACGTGCCGCAAGTGTATTGGGACTGGTGCCGCCCGAAAGTGCTGGTGATGGAGCGCATCTACGGCGTACAGGTCACTGACCTCGCAACCTTGGCCGACCAGCGCACCGACATGAAGATGCTCGCCGAACGCGGCGTGGAGATCTTCTTCACCCAGGTATTCCGCGACAGTTTCTTCCACGCCGACATGCACCCGGGCAATATCTTCGTCAGCACCGTCAACCCGTGGAGCCCGCAGTACATCGCGATCGACTGCGGCATCGTCGGCAGCCTGACCCCGGAAGACCAGGACTACCTGGCCCGCAACCTGTTCGCCTTCTTCAAGCGCGACTACCGTCGCGTGGCGCAATTGCACATCGATTCGGGCTGGGTGCCGGCGGAAACCAAGCTCAACGAATTCGAAGCGGCGATCCGTACCGTGTGCGAGCCGATCTTCGAAAAACCGTTAAAAGATATTTCATTCGGCCAGGTGCTGATGCGCCTGTTCCAGACTGCGCGGCGCTTCAATATGGAAGTGCAGCCACAGTTGGTGCTGCTGCAAAAAACCTTGCTGAACATCGAAGGCCTGGGCCGCCAGCTGTACCCGGACCTCGACCTGTGGAACACCGCGCAGCCGTTCCTGGAGCGCTGGATGCGCGAGCGGATGAGCCCGAAAACCGTGCTGGGCAACCTGCACAGCCAGATGGAACAACTGCCGCACCTGGCCAACATGACCCGCGACCTGTTGGAGCGCATGTCCCAGCCCCACGCCAAGGACCCGGCGCCGCCGTGGAAGAAGCGCAAGGATGATTGGTTCCTGCGCCTGCTGGGTGCTGCGCACTTGGTCGGCGGGGTGATGCTGGCCATCGGTGGCCCGCTGAACCAACTGGGCCACTGGCCGGCCGGCATCATGGTCGCCGTGGGTGTTTATCTGATCGTGCGTCGATAG
- a CDS encoding ubiquinone biosynthesis accessory factor UbiJ, whose product MLLKGLLASVEHGLNRVLRLDSTALARLAHLNGKVIAVDCRSPTLQLFILPSDEGLMLATQWAADADCTLRAPASSLLHLALSRNKTAILHSDEVELEGDSSVLMDLAAVLQDLELDWEYELSRWIGPVATQLISGHLRSRSRWYQQGFASLNQNLAEYLSEESRTLVGEREAQARFRELDKAKIDLERLEARFERLSRSLDPSDNA is encoded by the coding sequence ATGCTGCTCAAAGGTCTTCTCGCCAGCGTTGAACACGGCCTCAACCGTGTGCTGCGCCTGGACAGCACCGCCCTGGCGCGGCTGGCGCACCTCAACGGCAAAGTCATTGCCGTCGACTGCCGCAGCCCCACCTTGCAACTGTTTATCCTGCCCAGCGATGAAGGCCTGATGCTCGCGACCCAATGGGCCGCCGACGCCGACTGCACCCTGCGTGCGCCGGCTTCGAGCCTGTTGCACCTGGCTCTGAGCCGCAACAAGACCGCCATCCTGCACAGCGACGAAGTGGAGCTGGAAGGCGACAGTTCGGTGCTGATGGACCTCGCCGCCGTGCTGCAAGACCTGGAACTGGACTGGGAATACGAACTGTCCCGCTGGATCGGCCCGGTGGCCACCCAGTTGATCAGCGGGCACCTGCGCAGCCGCTCGCGTTGGTACCAGCAGGGGTTCGCCAGCCTCAACCAGAACCTTGCCGAATACCTGAGCGAAGAATCGCGCACCCTGGTCGGAGAACGGGAAGCGCAAGCGCGCTTTCGTGAACTCGACAAGGCCAAAATCGACCTGGAACGCCTTGAGGCCCGCTTCGAGCGCCTGAGCCGTTCCCTTGATCCAAGCGATAACGCATGA
- the ubiE gene encoding bifunctional demethylmenaquinone methyltransferase/2-methoxy-6-polyprenyl-1,4-benzoquinol methylase UbiE — MTDQRKGSDAEPTTHFGFKNVPESQKAEKVAEVFHSVAAKYDLMNDVLSGGMHRLWKRFTIELSGVRTGNRVLDIAGGTGDLAAKFSKLVGPTGQVVLADINGSMLKVGRDRLLDKGVAGNIEFVQADAEKLPFPDNHFDCVTIAFGLRNVTHKEDAIRSMLRVLKPGGRLLVLEFSKPTNALMSKVYDTYSFAFMPLMGKLITNDAESYRYLAESIRMHPDQETLKSMMVEAGFDRVTYHNMTSGIVALHRGIKP; from the coding sequence ATGACTGATCAGCGCAAAGGCAGCGATGCCGAACCCACCACTCACTTCGGCTTCAAGAACGTCCCGGAAAGCCAAAAAGCGGAAAAAGTCGCTGAGGTGTTCCATTCCGTAGCGGCCAAGTACGACCTGATGAACGATGTGCTGTCGGGCGGCATGCACCGCCTGTGGAAGCGGTTCACCATCGAGCTGTCGGGTGTTCGCACCGGCAACCGCGTGCTGGACATCGCCGGCGGCACGGGCGACCTGGCAGCCAAGTTCTCCAAGCTCGTCGGCCCTACCGGCCAGGTAGTCTTGGCGGACATCAACGGTTCGATGCTCAAGGTCGGCCGCGACCGCCTGCTCGACAAGGGTGTGGCCGGCAATATTGAGTTCGTCCAGGCCGACGCTGAAAAGCTGCCGTTCCCAGACAACCATTTCGACTGCGTGACCATCGCCTTCGGCCTGCGCAACGTGACCCACAAGGAGGACGCGATCCGCTCGATGCTGCGCGTGCTCAAGCCGGGCGGACGCCTGTTGGTGCTGGAGTTCTCCAAGCCGACCAATGCACTGATGTCAAAGGTCTACGACACCTATTCCTTTGCCTTCATGCCGTTGATGGGCAAGCTGATCACCAATGACGCCGAGAGCTATCGCTACCTGGCCGAATCGATCCGCATGCACCCCGACCAGGAAACCCTGAAGTCGATGATGGTAGAAGCCGGTTTCGACCGCGTGACCTACCACAACATGACCTCGGGCATCGTCGCCCTGCACCGTGGCATCAAGCCCTGA
- a CDS encoding polyhydroxyalkanoic acid system family protein — protein MARITVERAHSLGKEGARAKADKLAHKLKEQYGLEPSWSGDTLNLKRSGVKGTVVVAEDSLRIDVELGLLMSAMSGTIKSEIEKALDKALA, from the coding sequence ATGGCCCGTATAACCGTTGAGCGTGCACATTCCCTGGGTAAAGAAGGCGCACGGGCAAAGGCCGACAAGTTGGCGCACAAACTCAAGGAACAATATGGCCTGGAGCCGTCGTGGTCCGGCGATACCTTGAACCTCAAGCGTTCGGGGGTTAAAGGCACCGTCGTGGTGGCCGAAGATTCGCTGCGTATAGATGTGGAACTGGGGCTGTTGATGTCGGCCATGAGTGGCACCATCAAGTCCGAAATCGAAAAAGCCCTGGATAAGGCGTTGGCCTGA
- a CDS encoding phasin family protein: MAKVILKKKIDAPTTTLSDVKSYARKIWLAGLGAYAKVGSEGSDYFKELVKTGQHVESKGKKVAVEQLEAANSQIDQVKSNVSSVKGLVEVQLDKVEKAFDTRVASALNRIGIASKHDVETLSAKLEELTTLLERVARKH, encoded by the coding sequence ATGGCCAAAGTTATCCTAAAGAAAAAAATCGACGCCCCGACCACTACTCTGAGTGACGTTAAATCCTACGCCCGCAAGATCTGGCTGGCGGGTCTTGGTGCCTACGCCAAGGTTGGAAGCGAGGGCAGCGACTACTTCAAAGAGCTGGTTAAAACTGGTCAACATGTTGAAAGTAAAGGCAAAAAAGTTGCAGTTGAACAACTTGAGGCCGCCAACAGTCAGATTGATCAAGTAAAGAGTAATGTCTCCTCCGTCAAAGGTCTGGTAGAAGTTCAGCTGGATAAAGTTGAAAAAGCTTTTGATACTCGTGTTGCCAGTGCCTTGAATCGAATCGGCATTGCGTCTAAACATGACGTTGAGACACTCTCTGCTAAGCTCGAAGAGCTGACGACATTGCTAGAACGTGTCGCGCGTAAACACTAA
- a CDS encoding phasin family protein, with amino-acid sequence MAVKKTTQKEGSSWVGEVEKYSRKIWLAGLGVYSKVSSDGGKYFETLVKDGEKAEKLTKTTVGKKVEAAKATAGSAKSSISDTWGKLEETFDKRLNSAISRLGVPSKAELKTLHSKVDTLTKQIEKLTGAKVAPAKTAAAKPAAKPAAKTAAAKPAAKTAAKPLVKAAAKPASKPAAKAPAKATAKPAAKTAAAKPAAKTAAKPVAAKAAAKPAAKPAAKPAAKAAAKPAAKPAAKTAAAKPAAKPAAAKPAAKPAAAKPAAKPAAAKPAAKPAAAKKPAVAKKPAAPKPAVAAKPATPAPTASTANSVSAPTPAAVTPTATPANPTPSSQS; translated from the coding sequence ATGGCTGTTAAAAAGACTACTCAGAAAGAAGGCAGCTCGTGGGTCGGGGAAGTTGAAAAATATTCCCGTAAGATCTGGCTTGCTGGTTTAGGCGTGTACTCGAAGGTTAGCAGTGACGGCGGCAAGTACTTCGAGACTTTGGTCAAGGACGGCGAGAAGGCCGAGAAGTTGACCAAAACCACGGTTGGTAAAAAAGTTGAAGCGGCCAAGGCAACTGCCGGTTCCGCCAAGTCGAGCATTTCTGACACCTGGGGCAAGTTGGAAGAAACTTTCGACAAGCGCCTTAACAGTGCCATTTCGCGACTGGGCGTGCCGAGCAAGGCTGAACTGAAGACGCTGCACAGCAAGGTCGATACCCTGACCAAGCAGATCGAAAAACTCACCGGCGCTAAAGTGGCTCCTGCGAAAACGGCTGCGGCCAAACCTGCTGCCAAGCCTGCCGCTAAAACCGCCGCCGCCAAACCTGCTGCCAAAACAGCAGCCAAGCCTCTGGTAAAAGCGGCTGCCAAGCCGGCTTCCAAACCTGCGGCCAAGGCGCCCGCCAAAGCAACTGCTAAACCAGCCGCCAAAACTGCAGCTGCCAAGCCGGCCGCCAAGACTGCTGCCAAACCCGTCGCGGCTAAAGCGGCTGCCAAGCCTGCTGCTAAGCCAGCGGCTAAACCCGCAGCCAAGGCCGCCGCCAAACCGGCTGCCAAGCCAGCGGCCAAAACCGCAGCTGCAAAACCTGCTGCCAAACCGGCCGCTGCGAAACCTGCAGCCAAGCCGGCTGCGGCGAAACCGGCCGCCAAGCCTGCCGCAGCCAAGCCTGCGGCAAAACCAGCCGCAGCCAAGAAACCAGCGGTCGCGAAAAAACCAGCAGCACCCAAGCCTGCTGTTGCGGCCAAGCCGGCGACTCCGGCGCCAACCGCTTCCACAGCCAACTCGGTATCCGCACCGACCCCTGCTGCTGTGACCCCGACTGCAACGCCGGCAAACCCGACGCCATCCAGTCAGTCCTGA
- a CDS encoding fimbrial protein translates to MNLRAVSFLLATTVGLAATQAHAATTGTLRFTGQVNAGTCNLAAGDENRTISLPPIKISDFDASPSAGVLDFELSADCESDIRNVIFLFTGTPSVVNGALFSNTGTSAGTALWLLHRSTPLYAIPANGTVAQRSRTVTTTGNKATIPLSAAYYKTGAVTQGTLASAITVSITYN, encoded by the coding sequence ATGAACCTACGAGCCGTGTCTTTCTTACTCGCAACCACTGTCGGCCTCGCGGCCACGCAAGCCCACGCTGCGACAACAGGCACTTTGCGCTTTACCGGCCAGGTCAATGCCGGCACCTGCAACCTGGCAGCTGGTGACGAGAACCGCACTATTTCGCTGCCCCCCATCAAGATCTCGGATTTTGATGCAAGCCCCAGCGCAGGGGTGCTGGACTTCGAGCTCTCTGCCGATTGCGAATCAGACATCCGCAATGTGATTTTCCTCTTCACGGGAACACCGTCCGTAGTAAACGGGGCACTATTTTCCAACACGGGCACCTCGGCGGGGACGGCCCTTTGGCTGCTGCATCGTTCAACACCCCTATACGCCATCCCAGCGAACGGCACCGTCGCTCAGCGCAGCCGCACGGTTACAACAACCGGCAATAAGGCGACCATACCGCTCAGTGCGGCCTACTATAAAACGGGCGCAGTGACCCAGGGCACCCTGGCCAGTGCCATTACGGTTTCCATCACTTACAACTGA
- a CDS encoding fimbrial protein — protein MTMKYAMKLVFPLLALCVPTVAQAAPCDRYQSDTFILNLPATITVPDSLPVGSLIHRQAFNGSAPEYFANCTVSIASWIDGRYPMGTDPVTRSYPTEAPGVGVRITMRWAGGGGPAAFSLFNQGPTPLYGKVPSFTSAEASFYKIGPVTDGTVPSGYFWSRRIAGVTQRFSLQLGSRVRFVRPAATCDLAAGDVNRTIPLTPIKVSDLRDIDYAGMLNFELTANCTNATNVTFRFSGTPAPGNNVLFANTGTASGVALWLGSRINGVQQTISPNANNIRNVAVSGNRAVLPLSAAYHKNGTVGQGTLASTATVNITYN, from the coding sequence ATGACCATGAAATACGCCATGAAATTAGTTTTTCCTCTGCTTGCCCTGTGCGTGCCGACCGTTGCTCAAGCGGCGCCGTGCGACAGGTACCAGAGCGATACCTTCATCCTGAACTTGCCGGCGACCATTACCGTGCCCGACAGCCTACCCGTCGGAAGCCTCATTCATCGCCAGGCATTCAACGGTTCGGCCCCCGAGTATTTTGCCAATTGCACCGTGTCTATCGCGAGCTGGATCGACGGGCGATATCCGATGGGAACAGATCCGGTGACCCGCTCCTACCCCACCGAGGCGCCAGGCGTTGGCGTACGCATCACAATGAGATGGGCGGGCGGCGGAGGGCCCGCTGCCTTTTCATTGTTCAACCAAGGCCCCACACCGCTGTACGGGAAGGTGCCCAGCTTCACTTCAGCGGAGGCGAGCTTCTACAAAATCGGGCCAGTCACAGACGGAACAGTGCCCAGCGGATACTTCTGGAGCAGGAGAATTGCTGGCGTCACACAGCGCTTCAGCCTGCAGCTCGGTAGCCGGGTGCGCTTCGTCAGGCCGGCTGCCACCTGCGACCTGGCTGCCGGCGACGTCAACCGCACGATCCCCCTCACCCCGATAAAAGTCAGCGACCTCAGAGACATCGACTATGCCGGCATGCTGAACTTCGAACTGACCGCTAACTGTACAAACGCCACCAACGTCACCTTTCGTTTCAGCGGCACCCCTGCGCCCGGGAACAACGTGCTCTTCGCCAACACGGGCACGGCAAGCGGGGTAGCCCTGTGGTTGGGATCGCGCATCAACGGGGTCCAGCAAACCATTTCTCCGAATGCCAATAACATCCGCAACGTTGCCGTTTCCGGCAATCGCGCAGTCTTACCGCTCAGCGCGGCCTATCACAAAAACGGTACGGTCGGCCAAGGCACGCTCGCCAGTACCGCCACCGTCAACATCACCTATAACTAA
- a CDS encoding fimbria/pilus outer membrane usher protein — protein MSLNTPASIRHWPLACYRLTRTVRCLLLAGAPAMGAYADENVEFNPAFFPDGAGGQQVDISKFSQGNVVLPGSYRTDVYLNGQWIGRETLSFVAVEGQNSAQLCLERDALLRFGIDLDAPQNQPLEPGQAPAAEFASCHEISTYLPGSSSQFDSGENRLTLQVPQIYLARKARGYVDPKHWDGGVDAAFVRYNANTFSTRTNGRTLNSHYLGLNTGLNLGDWHWRHSGSFSRTDNASGYQSSSTYVQRELSPLQSQLMMGEIFTSGELFDSVRLRGASLFSDDRMLPDSQTGFAPVVRGIAETNARVTVRQRGVLLDEVSVAPGPFVLNDLFPTGYGGDLTVTVTEADGRQREFIVPFAANANLLRAGHSRYSVSVGQLDEIGLRHPPKLMQGTYQHGLNNLLTGYGGVVVGDDYQSRLLGLAFNTSLGALSLDLTNSKANIPRHSTRDGQSLQLRYSKNFTETGTYFALGAYRYSTEGFLGVADAARVRDLAIAGLNVDNVSRLRDRMDISLNQSLGKGSVYLTGSSQNYWNRNSGNLTFTTGYAGSWKSLHYTLSAQRTKDLLSERVDKQIELTLSLPLGTGARSPTLTTTAFRGNQSSGERVNLGGTLGERNELSYGVGASRVQGGGSATNADAKYQASSGVVSAGFGQSNTYRALSLGVTGGIVAHADGITFAPELGDTIGIVQAPDAQGARVNGNHGAQVGKNGFAVVPHLTPYRQNAVELDPKDLSVDVELKTAAQNVAPRAGSVVKLQFETVSGQALLVTALREDGSPLPFGSDVFDEEGASVGIVGQGGKAFVRVARAQGLLTVKWGPEAAASCRLMYAVDALSKGDARQRLRHLDAGTCQPNSNG, from the coding sequence ATGAGTTTGAACACGCCCGCCAGCATCCGCCACTGGCCCCTGGCATGTTATCGATTAACGCGTACAGTGCGTTGCCTGCTGTTGGCCGGCGCACCTGCCATGGGCGCCTACGCCGACGAGAACGTCGAGTTCAACCCCGCCTTTTTCCCGGACGGTGCGGGTGGCCAGCAGGTGGATATTTCGAAATTCAGCCAGGGCAATGTGGTGCTGCCCGGCAGCTACCGCACCGATGTCTATCTCAATGGCCAGTGGATCGGGCGCGAGACCCTGTCGTTCGTTGCGGTCGAAGGGCAAAACTCTGCGCAGCTTTGCCTGGAGCGTGACGCACTGCTCAGGTTCGGCATCGACCTGGACGCGCCGCAGAATCAGCCGCTCGAACCAGGCCAGGCGCCGGCCGCCGAGTTTGCCAGTTGCCATGAAATTTCCACCTACCTGCCGGGCAGTAGCAGCCAGTTCGACTCAGGTGAAAACCGCCTGACGCTGCAAGTCCCGCAGATTTACCTGGCACGCAAGGCACGCGGTTATGTCGACCCCAAGCATTGGGACGGCGGTGTCGACGCCGCGTTCGTGCGCTACAACGCCAACACGTTCTCGACCCGTACCAATGGCCGCACGCTCAACTCCCATTACCTGGGCCTTAACACCGGGCTTAACCTGGGCGACTGGCACTGGCGGCACAGCGGCAGCTTCAGCCGCACAGATAACGCGTCGGGCTATCAAAGCAGCTCCACCTATGTGCAACGTGAGCTGAGCCCACTGCAATCACAACTGATGATGGGGGAGATCTTCACCTCGGGCGAGCTGTTCGACAGCGTGCGCCTGCGTGGGGCCAGCCTGTTCAGTGATGACCGGATGCTGCCGGATTCCCAGACCGGTTTCGCGCCCGTTGTCCGTGGCATCGCCGAAACCAATGCCCGGGTCACGGTGCGCCAACGCGGCGTGCTATTGGATGAAGTCTCGGTCGCACCCGGACCGTTTGTGCTCAACGACCTGTTTCCCACCGGGTACGGCGGCGACCTGACCGTGACCGTCACCGAGGCCGATGGCCGCCAGCGTGAGTTCATCGTGCCGTTCGCCGCCAATGCCAACCTGCTGCGTGCAGGCCATAGTCGTTATTCCGTGAGTGTTGGCCAGCTAGATGAAATCGGCCTGCGTCACCCGCCCAAGCTGATGCAAGGCACTTACCAGCACGGCTTGAACAACCTGTTGACCGGCTATGGCGGTGTCGTAGTCGGCGATGACTATCAGTCGCGCTTGCTGGGCTTGGCATTCAACACCTCGCTGGGTGCGCTGTCGCTGGACCTGACCAACTCAAAAGCCAACATTCCGAGGCACAGCACCCGGGATGGCCAAAGCCTGCAACTGCGCTACAGCAAGAACTTCACCGAGACCGGCACCTACTTTGCCCTGGGTGCCTACCGCTACTCCACGGAAGGCTTCCTGGGCGTGGCCGACGCCGCCCGGGTACGCGACCTCGCCATCGCCGGCCTCAACGTGGACAACGTGTCGCGCCTGCGCGACCGAATGGATATCAGCCTCAACCAAAGCCTGGGCAAGGGTTCGGTGTACCTGACCGGCTCCTCGCAGAACTACTGGAACCGCAACAGCGGCAACCTGACCTTTACCACGGGTTACGCCGGAAGCTGGAAAAGCCTTCACTACACCCTCAGCGCCCAGCGCACCAAGGACCTGCTCAGTGAACGGGTCGACAAGCAAATAGAACTGACCCTGAGTTTGCCGCTCGGCACCGGCGCACGTTCACCGACCCTGACCACCACTGCCTTTCGCGGCAATCAAAGCAGCGGTGAACGCGTGAACCTTGGCGGCACCCTGGGCGAACGCAACGAACTCAGCTACGGCGTAGGCGCCAGCCGGGTTCAGGGTGGCGGCAGCGCCACGAATGCCGATGCGAAGTACCAGGCCAGCAGTGGCGTGGTCTCCGCAGGGTTCGGGCAAAGCAACACCTACCGAGCGTTGTCCCTGGGCGTGACCGGCGGCATCGTCGCCCATGCCGATGGCATCACCTTTGCGCCCGAACTGGGCGACACCATTGGCATCGTGCAAGCGCCCGATGCACAAGGTGCGCGGGTCAATGGCAACCACGGCGCCCAGGTCGGCAAGAATGGCTTTGCCGTGGTGCCCCACCTCACGCCGTATCGCCAGAACGCGGTGGAGTTGGACCCCAAGGACCTGTCCGTCGACGTAGAACTCAAGACCGCCGCGCAAAACGTCGCACCGCGTGCAGGCTCCGTAGTGAAGCTGCAATTCGAGACCGTCAGCGGCCAGGCGTTACTGGTGACTGCGCTGCGGGAGGATGGCAGCCCCCTGCCCTTCGGTTCGGATGTGTTCGACGAAGAGGGCGCCAGTGTCGGCATTGTCGGGCAGGGCGGTAAAGCATTCGTGCGCGTGGCACGCGCGCAGGGGCTGCTGACCGTCAAGTGGGGGCCTGAGGCCGCTGCTTCTTGTCGACTGATGTACGCCGTGGACGCCCTATCGAAAGGTGATGCTCGCCAGCGTTTGCGCCATCTGGATGCTGGCACCTGCCAACCCAATAGCAACGGCTGA
- a CDS encoding fimbrial biogenesis chaperone, with protein sequence MNARSFAFWPARLLTLLFALIASAAAHASVIINNTRIIYPQNDKEVTVRLESKNQAPVLVQTWLDSGDEHSTPDLAGIPFISTPPIFRMEPGKQQVVRLAYTGEALPSAQESLFWFNLLEVPAQSQGSQQGNQLQLAFRSRIKLFVRPPNLPYGVDAAPGKLQWRRETTEQGQVLEVHNPTPYHVTFEQIEVLASQQRHARKPATSNAENMVIPGGRNRFELPGFKAPHDGTTTVEFQTLDDFGVKVSHSAKVSS encoded by the coding sequence ATGAATGCGCGCTCCTTTGCCTTTTGGCCAGCCAGGCTTCTGACATTGCTGTTTGCACTGATCGCCAGTGCCGCAGCACACGCCAGCGTTATCATCAACAACACGCGGATCATCTACCCGCAGAACGACAAAGAGGTAACGGTCAGGCTGGAAAGCAAGAACCAGGCACCGGTGCTGGTGCAGACGTGGCTGGACAGCGGCGACGAACACTCGACGCCAGACCTCGCAGGAATTCCGTTTATCTCCACGCCGCCAATTTTTCGCATGGAGCCAGGCAAACAACAGGTGGTACGCCTGGCGTATACCGGAGAGGCATTGCCGTCGGCGCAGGAAAGCCTGTTCTGGTTCAACCTGCTGGAAGTGCCGGCTCAATCCCAGGGTTCCCAACAGGGCAACCAGTTGCAACTGGCCTTCCGCTCTCGGATCAAGTTGTTTGTTCGCCCACCCAACCTGCCTTATGGGGTCGATGCGGCTCCTGGAAAACTGCAATGGCGCCGCGAGACCACCGAGCAGGGCCAGGTTCTGGAAGTCCACAACCCGACCCCTTACCACGTGACGTTCGAGCAGATCGAGGTGTTGGCGTCACAGCAACGTCATGCCCGCAAGCCCGCCACGTCAAACGCGGAAAACATGGTGATACCGGGAGGTCGCAACCGCTTTGAACTGCCCGGCTTCAAAGCACCTCACGACGGCACAACCACGGTGGAGTTCCAGACACTGGACGACTTCGGCGTAAAGGTCTCCCACAGCGCCAAGGTCTCGTCATGA
- a CDS encoding fimbrial biogenesis chaperone, whose amino-acid sequence MKTMARLALAFCVFGLLSLQTNSAQAGVIIYGTRVIFPAEQQEVVVRLENKGDRPSLVQTWLDTGDLNSTPATAQTPFTLSPPIFRMEPHQQQAVRLFYSGKPSPSDRESLYWLNVLEIPPSANNAEQNNLELAFRTRLRVFLRPQALPYPVGSAPSKLEWKLVDSGQGFALQVTNPTPYHISLTAVDLLSNGKRFSKAPNTQANDSLLMPAGDVKRFVLPLLRNRPEGAPEVEFTTVTDFGARVRHSASLTPSAAR is encoded by the coding sequence ATGAAAACAATGGCCCGCCTCGCGCTTGCCTTCTGTGTTTTTGGGCTGCTGTCGCTGCAAACAAATAGCGCCCAGGCAGGTGTCATCATTTATGGCACCCGCGTGATCTTCCCAGCCGAGCAGCAAGAAGTGGTCGTGCGCCTGGAAAACAAGGGCGATCGCCCGTCGCTGGTGCAGACCTGGCTGGATACAGGCGACCTGAATTCCACACCGGCCACCGCGCAGACGCCGTTTACCCTTTCACCGCCGATCTTTCGCATGGAACCGCATCAGCAACAGGCCGTGCGCTTGTTCTACTCCGGTAAGCCTTCCCCGTCTGATCGCGAAAGCCTGTACTGGCTCAACGTGCTGGAGATTCCACCCAGCGCAAACAATGCCGAGCAGAACAACCTCGAACTGGCATTTCGCACCCGATTGCGCGTGTTCCTGCGCCCCCAGGCATTGCCCTATCCGGTAGGCAGCGCCCCTTCGAAGCTGGAATGGAAACTGGTCGACAGTGGCCAGGGTTTTGCGCTGCAGGTGACCAACCCGACGCCGTACCATATTTCCCTCACCGCCGTTGACTTGCTGAGCAACGGTAAACGCTTCAGTAAAGCGCCGAACACGCAAGCCAATGACAGCCTGCTGATGCCCGCCGGCGACGTAAAACGCTTTGTGCTGCCGCTGCTGCGCAATCGTCCCGAGGGCGCGCCTGAAGTCGAGTTCACCACGGTTACCGACTTCGGCGCTCGTGTGCGCCACTCGGCAAGCCTTACCCCTTCGGCAGCCAGGTGA